In Thermothelomyces thermophilus ATCC 42464 chromosome 2, complete sequence, a single window of DNA contains:
- a CDS encoding actin2-like protein, with protein MADTLHNAPIVLDNGSGTIRAGFAGEDVPKCHFPSWVGRPKHLRVLAGALEGDVFIGQKAATELRGLLKIHYPLEHGIVTDWDDMEKIWAYVYEEGLKTDSEEHPVLLTEPPLNPRSNRDTAAQILFETFNVPAIYTSIQAVLSLYASGRTTGVVLDSGDGVSHAVPVFQGFTVPNSIRRIDVAGRDVTEYLQTLLRKSGYVFHTSAEKEVVRLIKEAVTYIAKDPRKEEKEWAAAKLDQSKVAEYVLPDGNKLKIGAERFRAPEILFDPEIIGLEYPGVHQIVVDSINRTDLDLRKDLYSNIVLSGGSTLTKGFGDRLLSEVQRVAVKDMRIKIFAPPERKYSTWIGGSILAGLSTFRKMWVSIDDWHENPDIIHTKFT; from the exons ATGGCCGACACGCTACACAACGCGCCCATTGTGCTGGACAACGGGTCCGGGACGATACGGGCTGGCTTCGCCGGAGAAGACGTCCCAAAATGTCACTTCCCCTCCTGGGTGGGGAGGCCGAAGCACCTTCGGGTGTTGGCCGGCGCGCTGGAAGGGGATGTGTTCATCGGCCAGAAGGCGGCAACCGAGCTTCGTGGGCTGCTCAAGATTCATTACCCGCTGGAGCACGGCATCGTCACCGACTGGGACGACATGGAGAAGATATGGGCATACGTGTACGAGGAGGGTCTAAAGACGGACAGCGAAGAG CACCCCGTACTCCTGACCGAGCCACCGCTAAACCCGCGCTCCAACCGGGACACGGCCGCCCAAATCCTCTTCGAGACCTTCAACGTACCAGCCATCTACACCTCCATCCAAGCCGTCCTCTCCCTGTACGCCAGCGGCCGGACCACCGGTGTGGTGCTCGACTCGGGCGACGGCGTGTCGCATGCCGTGCCGGTATTCCAAGGATTCACGGTGCCCAACAGCATTCGGAGGATTGACGTGGCGGGGCGGGACGTGACCGAGTACCTGCAGACGCTGCTCCGCAAGAGCGGCTACGTCTTCCACACGAGCGCCGAGAAGGAGGTGGTCCGGCTGATCAAGGAGGCCGTCACCTACATCGCCAAAGACCCGcgcaaggaggagaaggagtgGGCGGCAGCCAAGCTGGACCAGAGCAAGGTTGCCGAGTACGTGTTGCCAGATGGGAACAAGCTCAAG ATCGGCGCCGAACGCTTCCGCGCCCCCGAGATCCTCTTTGACCCAGAAATTATCGGACTCGAGTACCCCGGCGTGCACCAGATCGTCGTCGACTCGATCAACAGGACCGACCTCGACCTGCGCAAAGATCTGTACTCCAACATTGTGCTGTCCGGCGGCAGCACCCTCACCAAGGGCTTTGGCGACCGCCTGCTGTCCGAGGTGCAGCGCGTCGCCGTCAAAGACATGAGGATAAAGATCTTTGCGCCTCCGGAGCGCAAGTACTCAACCTGGATCGGTGGCAGCATCCTTGCCGGCCTGAGCACCTTCAGAAAG ATGTGGGTCAGCATCGATGACTGGCATGAGAACCCTGACATTATCCATACCAAATTCACATGA